One region of Endozoicomonas sp. Mp262 genomic DNA includes:
- a CDS encoding IS1380 family transposase, with the protein MKLKIEQSQTEFYTPVAGLYFVGHALNKKTALSKSLRKIKKRHRITHIDLIRAYCGQLAQGKSDFDNVDNNRDNDWFRLAMGIKQMPSASRLRQRFNEDAAQLIPFIEDSLTDVLVNLQVPVTPLPKKLDKKQHIPLDIDVFPMDNSNTKKEGVEYTYKKFFGYAPIAAYFGCEGWCLGCELRPGSQHSQNDFIGFLQAVLHRSRRLTRAPILVRLDSGHDAEESRREIAGFKGVNHIIKLNPRKYHTKEHWLPIFEEKQVKWEESRPGKSYATLSTVYETNYGNQRLIIRIIKRTTDTVGQRFLTPDYELEGWWTTLSEADYSDDQIINLYEDHATSEQFHSELKTDMDLERLPSGKFDTNDLVMCLGALVYNILRYMGQSCLLGPDAPVRHKAKRRRLKTVIQELIYLAARLLKKGHQYRLRFGRYCPGFRSFHQLISQHALC; encoded by the coding sequence GTGAAACTGAAAATTGAACAATCACAGACGGAATTTTATACACCGGTCGCAGGGCTTTATTTCGTTGGTCATGCACTCAACAAAAAGACAGCGTTAAGCAAATCCCTGCGCAAAATAAAAAAAAGGCACCGTATCACTCATATCGACCTGATCAGAGCTTACTGCGGCCAACTGGCTCAGGGTAAAAGTGATTTTGATAATGTTGATAATAACCGGGATAACGACTGGTTCCGGTTGGCAATGGGCATTAAACAAATGCCTTCAGCCAGCCGCTTAAGACAGCGTTTCAATGAAGATGCCGCCCAACTGATTCCTTTCATCGAGGACAGCCTTACCGATGTCCTGGTTAATCTTCAGGTGCCCGTCACACCCCTTCCGAAAAAACTCGATAAGAAGCAGCACATACCACTGGATATCGACGTATTCCCTATGGATAACAGCAATACCAAAAAGGAGGGGGTCGAGTACACGTATAAAAAATTCTTTGGTTATGCCCCTATTGCCGCTTACTTTGGCTGCGAAGGCTGGTGCCTGGGATGTGAATTACGCCCAGGCTCTCAGCACTCCCAGAATGATTTTATTGGCTTTTTACAAGCAGTGCTGCACCGCAGCCGACGTTTGACCCGAGCGCCTATTCTGGTTCGCCTTGATAGTGGCCACGATGCTGAGGAATCGCGCCGGGAAATCGCCGGGTTCAAAGGTGTGAATCACATTATCAAGCTCAACCCAAGAAAGTATCACACCAAGGAACACTGGCTCCCCATTTTTGAAGAAAAGCAAGTCAAATGGGAGGAGTCGCGTCCAGGAAAGAGTTATGCGACACTCTCAACCGTCTATGAAACCAACTATGGTAACCAGCGTCTGATTATTCGCATTATCAAGCGTACCACTGATACTGTAGGGCAGAGATTTCTGACACCCGATTATGAGCTGGAAGGATGGTGGACAACACTCAGCGAAGCTGACTACAGCGATGATCAGATCATTAATCTTTATGAGGATCATGCGACCAGCGAGCAGTTTCACAGTGAGTTGAAGACTGATATGGATTTAGAGCGCCTGCCTTCAGGCAAGTTTGACACCAACGACCTGGTGATGTGTTTGGGTGCACTGGTCTATAACATTCTGCGCTACATGGGGCAGAGTTGCTTGCTCGGGCCAGATGCGCCGGTACGTCATAAAGCCAAACGACGCCGGTTAAAAACCGTGATACAGGAACTCATCTACCTGGCTGCCCGTCTTCTGAAAAAAGGACATCAATACCGGCTACGCTTTGGTCGTTACTGTCCTGGTTTCAGGTCTTTCCATCAATTAATAAGCCAGCATGCACTTTGTTGA
- a CDS encoding helix-turn-helix domain-containing protein, translated as MKYVTTITDEAVLLTLKFAKHYGPLRCIRERAHSLLLSNRGFTLEQIAEILEIRYQTASQWIDDWEEYGIRALYKGHGGGRPCIYDESEVQRIKELVAEEPRRLSYVKSKIEDETGKSSSKITLANIVKKQGWFTKDSVNHANINGTKSNSMTVKLL; from the coding sequence ATGAAGTACGTCACTACAATCACTGATGAAGCTGTTTTATTAACTTTGAAATTCGCCAAACACTACGGACCTCTGAGATGTATAAGGGAAAGAGCCCATAGCCTTTTATTGAGCAATCGTGGCTTTACCCTTGAGCAAATTGCCGAAATACTTGAAATTAGATATCAAACTGCTTCTCAGTGGATTGATGATTGGGAAGAATATGGTATTCGTGCCTTGTACAAGGGGCATGGTGGCGGTAGGCCGTGCATATATGACGAATCCGAAGTGCAACGCATAAAAGAATTAGTGGCTGAAGAGCCTCGTCGCTTATCGTATGTCAAATCCAAGATCGAGGATGAAACCGGTAAATCTTCATCAAAAATTACTCTGGCAAACATTGTAAAAAAGCAGGGCTGGTTTACAAAAGACTCCGTAAATCATGCAAACATAAACGGGACGAAGAGCAATTCCATGACTGTAAAACTGCTCTGA
- a CDS encoding IS630 family transposase, translating into MVYKRLRKSCKHKRDEEQFHDCKTALKDAQEAESKGLINLFYFDESGFTQEPCVPYGWQEKGKQLRIPSVKSKRINVLGFMNRSCELFHYPVVGSVNSDTVIAAFDDFAEKMADEKYSSNDRYTVVMVDNASIHTSKKFCARIDDWMIEKKLLVCFLPTYSPELNLIEILWRKIKYEWLNLLSIKSFAEFEKEVERVLFSFGEEYMISFSNTVRLDG; encoded by the coding sequence CTGGTTTACAAAAGACTCCGTAAATCATGCAAACATAAACGGGACGAAGAGCAATTCCATGACTGTAAAACTGCTCTGAAAGATGCCCAGGAAGCCGAGAGCAAAGGGTTAATCAATTTATTTTATTTTGATGAGTCCGGCTTTACCCAGGAACCTTGTGTGCCATACGGTTGGCAGGAAAAAGGAAAGCAGCTCAGAATACCATCAGTCAAAAGTAAACGCATCAACGTACTGGGGTTTATGAACCGAAGCTGTGAGCTATTTCATTATCCTGTTGTGGGTTCAGTGAATAGCGATACGGTGATTGCGGCCTTTGATGACTTTGCAGAGAAAATGGCAGATGAAAAATACAGCTCAAATGATCGTTACACGGTAGTTATGGTGGATAATGCCAGCATTCACACCAGCAAAAAGTTTTGTGCCAGAATTGATGACTGGATGATTGAAAAGAAATTGCTGGTCTGCTTTCTGCCAACATATTCACCTGAGCTCAACCTGATTGAAATCCTGTGGAGGAAAATAAAGTATGAATGGCTCAACCTCTTGTCAATCAAGAGCTTTGCGGAATTTGAAAAAGAAGTTGAACGGGTGCTTTTTTCATTTGGAGAGGAGTATATGATCTCATTTTCTAATACTGTCCGACTGGATGGTTAA
- a CDS encoding NPP1 family protein, translating to MKKDIILAIIAATTITTAQAAKFAHLDEATPQNGIIDNVYPVFDFDDDGCYPATGISRNGEQNPGLKTTGALNGHCHDPGFLDISNTFHRYACKTGANNSEYCGHFYALYFEKDQALAGLDAFGHRHDWEHVAIWTTDGKITHASASAHGKLDTKNRADIPFEGEHPKFVYHKEGVSTHSMRFAMPDETAENDYGYWVTPTIVSWYEIQGNGLNNEVMRYKLNRFDYGNAILPIKDSNFRTNLNSFRPKGYPEFSDSDIVASKP from the coding sequence GTGAAAAAAGATATTATTTTAGCCATAATTGCCGCTACAACTATCACCACAGCACAGGCTGCTAAATTTGCACATTTGGATGAAGCAACGCCACAAAATGGGATCATTGACAATGTATACCCGGTTTTTGACTTCGATGACGATGGGTGCTATCCAGCCACAGGCATTAGCAGAAATGGAGAACAAAACCCTGGCTTAAAAACCACCGGAGCTTTAAACGGTCATTGTCATGACCCGGGATTCCTCGATATCTCAAACACATTTCATCGATATGCCTGTAAAACAGGTGCTAATAACTCAGAGTATTGCGGCCATTTTTATGCCTTATACTTTGAAAAGGATCAGGCTCTAGCCGGCCTGGATGCTTTTGGTCATCGCCACGATTGGGAGCATGTAGCTATCTGGACCACAGATGGAAAAATCACCCATGCCAGTGCCAGCGCCCATGGTAAATTAGATACCAAAAACAGGGCTGACATACCATTTGAAGGTGAGCATCCAAAATTTGTTTACCATAAAGAAGGAGTATCTACTCATTCAATGCGATTTGCCATGCCAGATGAAACTGCTGAAAACGATTATGGCTATTGGGTTACACCAACGATTGTCAGTTGGTATGAAATACAAGGCAACGGTCTCAATAATGAGGTAATGAGGTATAAGCTCAATCGCTTTGACTATGGCAACGCCATACTTCCAATCAAAGACAGCAACTTCAGAACAAACCTGAACTCCTTCAGACCAAAGGGCTACCCCGAATTCTCTGATAGCGATATCGTAGCATCTAAACCTTAA
- a CDS encoding LysR family transcriptional regulator yields MSEVIDHNRINPLVQLNLNLMPSLYALLKVKSVSAAAVMVRVSQPTMSRNLGQLRLIFQDDLLVRNNGHCFRTAKAQKLLPLVEKMVISAKALMDVAHDDYKERKFTVALPQHIIERYQSLLMSSLYREGLNNRVLIKARDGNILKHVLDGGYDLAVMPQRAGQEVEQVEGVVYSAQKITSVLGILVLDSHPLASRSMTFSDLGQYPLYAASTALEGLFVDYGHDRQLERVEIINYPLFSAVLGMMKAGNGMVLATGEHGYSASGGDISSRALCNAYNNYAVANSAVIAANNLPEEVPGSSDLVFKALPGDSYEVESAFVWPKCWNDDFEHRRLRKVCLDLFLKVHGIQGVCE; encoded by the coding sequence ATGAGTGAGGTTATAGATCATAATCGTATAAATCCGCTGGTTCAGCTAAATTTAAACTTGATGCCTTCCCTGTATGCATTGCTAAAAGTTAAGAGTGTATCTGCGGCAGCAGTAATGGTTAGAGTCAGCCAGCCAACCATGAGTCGGAATCTTGGGCAGTTGCGGTTGATATTTCAAGATGATTTATTAGTTAGAAATAATGGCCATTGTTTCAGGACGGCCAAAGCTCAGAAATTATTACCTCTAGTTGAAAAAATGGTGATTTCAGCGAAAGCGCTTATGGATGTAGCGCATGATGATTATAAAGAGAGAAAATTTACAGTAGCTTTGCCTCAACATATTATTGAGCGCTATCAATCATTATTGATGAGTAGTCTATACAGGGAGGGTTTAAATAATCGGGTGCTTATAAAAGCAAGGGATGGCAATATCCTCAAGCATGTACTGGATGGTGGTTATGATTTGGCAGTTATGCCGCAGCGAGCTGGGCAGGAGGTTGAGCAAGTAGAGGGTGTTGTGTATTCTGCGCAAAAAATAACCAGTGTTTTGGGAATTTTAGTGCTTGATAGTCATCCTCTGGCTTCCAGGTCAATGACTTTCTCGGATTTAGGGCAATACCCGCTTTACGCGGCTTCTACCGCTTTGGAAGGGCTTTTTGTTGACTACGGGCATGACAGGCAGCTAGAGCGAGTGGAAATCATCAATTACCCTTTATTTAGTGCAGTGCTTGGTATGATGAAGGCGGGTAATGGTATGGTACTGGCAACAGGGGAGCATGGTTACTCTGCCTCTGGTGGGGATATATCATCCAGGGCTTTGTGTAATGCATATAATAATTATGCTGTTGCTAATAGTGCCGTGATAGCGGCAAATAATTTGCCAGAAGAGGTGCCGGGGTCGAGTGATTTAGTATTTAAGGCACTGCCCGGGGATTCATATGAAGTTGAAAGTGCTTTCGTGTGGCCCAAATGTTGGAATGATGATTTTGAACATCGTCGTTTAAGGAAGGTATGTCTTGATCTTTTCCTCAAAGTGCACGGCATACAGGGAGTCTGTGAATAA
- the gspC gene encoding type II secretion system protein GspC — protein MLADLKLSEPYISWLTRAEPVFRYFRKIPQRRWILLCQIILVIFLARQLALFTWQLVPVETSEPAWQINHLASGNTQHNNPYAQLNKLHLFGIPPQQEETKQPTPERVPVSRLAARITGIVASSEPSHSLAIIKVGGSDKTYHIGETLKGTRAKVHEIYPDRVILLNGEQFESLLMYPDEAGKKPRPVARYQSKSVKQAIARVRSNPASLSEIVSISPMRKNGELQGYRINPTGNPALFKKLGLKPGDLAVAINGHDLTDQSQAMKILTSLPELNQISLTVEREGQQYQIDIPAS, from the coding sequence ATGTTAGCAGACCTTAAACTATCAGAGCCTTATATATCCTGGCTGACCCGGGCTGAACCTGTATTCCGCTATTTCAGAAAGATTCCCCAGCGTCGCTGGATATTATTATGCCAGATTATTCTTGTAATTTTTCTGGCCCGGCAACTGGCATTATTCACCTGGCAGCTGGTTCCTGTAGAAACCAGCGAGCCTGCGTGGCAGATAAACCATCTGGCATCCGGAAACACCCAACATAACAACCCCTACGCACAGCTTAACAAACTTCATCTCTTTGGCATTCCACCACAACAGGAAGAAACCAAACAACCCACCCCCGAGCGAGTGCCTGTCTCCCGGCTAGCCGCCCGAATCACCGGCATTGTTGCCAGCTCGGAGCCCTCCCATTCACTAGCCATTATCAAGGTGGGAGGTAGTGACAAAACCTACCACATTGGTGAAACCCTCAAAGGTACCCGGGCAAAAGTCCATGAAATTTACCCGGATCGGGTGATACTCCTGAATGGTGAGCAGTTTGAATCCCTATTGATGTACCCCGATGAGGCTGGTAAAAAACCTCGCCCTGTGGCCCGCTACCAATCTAAATCCGTAAAACAGGCCATAGCCCGGGTTCGCAGCAATCCGGCATCATTATCAGAAATTGTCAGTATTTCACCCATGAGAAAAAATGGTGAACTGCAAGGTTATCGAATCAATCCCACCGGGAATCCGGCACTGTTTAAGAAATTGGGACTTAAGCCCGGTGACCTGGCGGTGGCCATTAATGGCCATGACCTGACGGACCAGAGTCAAGCCATGAAGATTCTTACCTCCCTTCCGGAGTTGAATCAGATCTCCCTGACCGTTGAACGGGAAGGCCAGCAGTATCAGATCGATATACCAGCATCATGA
- the gspD gene encoding type II secretion system secretin GspD has translation MKKRRYFNSKRPGGAIKAKALIAGLIVLTSPVMANTQVGKRIESTAYNLSNQYSASFQNADIKEFINTVSSNLNRTIIVDPTVRANITVRSYDTLNEQQYYQFFLNVLQVHGFAVIEEANGILKVVRDKDAKTSAIPVIGKSGTHNSDEMVTWVLPVNNVPVRELSPLLRQLINTSGNVVHYDPSNVLLMTGRAGNLERLAEVVRRIDKAGAESVSIVPLKYASAAEMERILVAIYGGKGRKTTGNNPPIIVSNERTNQMILSGDRKILQRMKHLTLQLDAEQESSGNTRVFYLKYAKAEDIKPVLEGVSKTVQAEKQSNTVRKNPSEFSIEVHEQTNAVVVSARQDIMQSVEKVIKQLDIRRAQVLVEAVIVEVAEGDGINLGVQFANEDASTIMQFHDGGVPIGQMMLAKKEAEDTESIHYDENGRITQKTTNRGDYSKLSDVMNSLSGAALSIAAGDFSALIQAVTSAQNSNVLATPSLMTLDNHEATFMVGEDVPTLTGSQASSNGNSNPYQTVDRKKVGTMLKITPQINEGDAVILNLEQENSYINGTTPVDIKFAERKITTSVQVKSGETIVLGGLISEQVKDSVSKIPLLGDIPILGHLFRSTNSKKEKSNLMVFIRPTIIRSDDMITAISGRKYSLMRAAQLDKRERGVPLMPNALTPILPEKANNGEAWFKKAREHMGQGAEPETIDSEASKQESASIDGEDSDNDSRLAS, from the coding sequence ATGAAAAAACGCAGATATTTTAACAGCAAACGTCCGGGGGGAGCTATCAAGGCCAAAGCATTGATAGCAGGACTGATAGTGTTGACATCACCGGTGATGGCCAACACCCAGGTAGGCAAACGAATCGAATCTACAGCCTATAATTTAAGCAATCAATACTCTGCCAGTTTCCAGAATGCAGATATCAAAGAGTTTATTAATACTGTCAGCAGCAATCTGAACCGCACTATTATTGTTGATCCTACGGTGCGGGCCAATATTACCGTTCGCTCCTACGATACCTTAAATGAGCAACAGTATTACCAGTTTTTCCTTAATGTACTGCAAGTCCACGGTTTTGCCGTAATAGAAGAAGCCAATGGCATACTGAAGGTTGTCCGTGATAAAGACGCCAAAACCTCTGCCATCCCGGTAATAGGCAAATCAGGCACGCATAATAGCGATGAAATGGTCACCTGGGTACTGCCCGTAAACAATGTTCCCGTTCGTGAACTGTCGCCACTTTTACGACAGTTGATTAATACTTCCGGTAACGTGGTACATTACGATCCATCTAATGTTCTACTAATGACAGGGCGTGCAGGTAATCTTGAAAGACTGGCAGAAGTGGTTCGCCGCATTGATAAAGCCGGCGCCGAAAGCGTTAGCATTGTGCCTTTAAAATATGCCTCTGCCGCAGAAATGGAGCGGATTCTTGTTGCCATTTACGGCGGCAAGGGTCGCAAAACCACCGGTAACAACCCACCTATTATCGTGAGCAACGAGCGCACGAACCAGATGATTCTCTCCGGTGATAGAAAAATATTGCAGCGGATGAAGCACCTGACCCTGCAACTGGATGCGGAGCAAGAGTCCTCCGGTAACACCCGGGTCTTTTATCTGAAGTATGCCAAGGCTGAAGATATCAAACCCGTCCTGGAAGGGGTCAGTAAAACCGTTCAGGCAGAAAAACAGAGTAACACAGTCAGAAAAAACCCCAGCGAATTCAGCATTGAAGTACACGAGCAGACCAATGCCGTGGTGGTCTCTGCCCGCCAGGATATTATGCAAAGTGTCGAAAAAGTTATTAAACAGCTGGACATTCGTCGGGCCCAGGTGCTGGTAGAAGCCGTTATTGTGGAAGTGGCTGAAGGTGATGGCATTAACCTGGGGGTTCAGTTTGCCAATGAAGACGCATCCACCATCATGCAATTCCATGACGGTGGCGTTCCCATTGGACAAATGATGCTGGCTAAAAAAGAGGCCGAGGATACGGAGTCAATCCATTACGATGAAAACGGCAGGATTACCCAAAAAACCACAAATCGAGGGGATTATTCCAAACTCTCCGATGTCATGAACAGCCTTTCAGGTGCAGCACTCAGCATTGCTGCCGGTGACTTCTCAGCACTGATCCAGGCTGTTACCAGCGCCCAAAACTCTAACGTTCTCGCAACACCGAGTTTGATGACCCTGGATAACCATGAAGCCACCTTTATGGTAGGTGAGGATGTCCCAACCCTCACAGGCTCACAGGCATCAAGCAATGGCAATTCAAACCCCTACCAAACCGTTGACCGTAAAAAAGTGGGAACCATGCTGAAAATTACCCCTCAAATTAACGAGGGTGATGCGGTTATTCTGAATCTGGAGCAGGAAAACTCCTATATCAATGGTACAACCCCTGTTGATATTAAATTTGCCGAACGAAAGATTACCACCTCTGTCCAGGTAAAAAGTGGTGAAACCATTGTGCTAGGCGGGCTGATCAGCGAACAGGTAAAAGACAGTGTGTCCAAGATTCCTCTTCTTGGAGATATCCCCATTCTCGGCCACCTGTTCCGCTCAACCAATAGTAAAAAAGAAAAAAGCAACCTGATGGTATTTATCCGGCCCACCATTATCAGAAGCGATGATATGATCACCGCTATCAGTGGCAGGAAGTACAGCCTGATGCGTGCCGCCCAGCTGGACAAAAGAGAGCGCGGCGTACCACTGATGCCAAATGCCCTGACACCCATATTACCTGAAAAAGCCAACAATGGTGAAGCCTGGTTCAAAAAAGCCCGTGAACATATGGGGCAAGGAGCTGAACCGGAAACCATTGATAGCGAAGCATCCAAACAAGAATCAGCATCCATAGACGGCGAGGACAGTGACAATGACTCACGCCTTGCCAGCTGA
- the gspE gene encoding type II secretion system ATPase GspE, translating into MTHALPAETIDRVIELPFAFARKFNLFLATDEQGKPSVYFKGKPSHMALMEVRRRVEQPIQAIQLDDKSFETRLELHYQKDSSAARQLMNDIGNDEELHSLAEELPENEDLLEADDGAPIIRLINAMLGEAIKEGASDIHIETFENCLVVRFRIDGVLREILRPQRKLASVLVSRIKVMAKLDIAEKRVPQDGRISLRLGGRAVDVRVSTLPSRHGERIVLRLLDRSSVQLNLSSLGMTESICSDIGELLKKPHGILLVTGPTGSGKSTTLYAGISSINSIDRNIMTVEDPVEYDLEGVGQTQVNPKVDMTFARGLRAILRQDPDVVMIGEIRDLETAEIAVQASLTGHLVLSTLHTNTAVGAVTRMRDMGIEPFLLASSLLGVLAQRLVRTLCPDCRALRQPIESEIRLMGLKDGETLWQAAGCSKCNHTGYRGRTGIHELFLVNDNIRRLIHDGASEQAIEEAARQQCASIQYDGFRKIRAGTTSLEEVLRVTREE; encoded by the coding sequence ATGACTCACGCCTTGCCAGCTGAAACCATAGACCGAGTCATTGAACTGCCCTTTGCCTTTGCCAGAAAGTTTAACCTGTTTCTGGCAACGGATGAGCAGGGAAAGCCCAGCGTTTACTTCAAGGGGAAACCTTCCCATATGGCCCTGATGGAAGTACGCCGCCGGGTTGAACAGCCAATACAGGCAATCCAGCTAGATGATAAAAGCTTTGAAACCCGGTTGGAACTTCACTACCAGAAAGATTCATCAGCCGCACGACAGCTGATGAACGATATTGGCAATGATGAAGAACTTCACTCTTTGGCGGAAGAGTTGCCAGAAAATGAAGATTTACTGGAAGCCGATGACGGGGCCCCGATTATTCGCTTGATCAACGCCATGCTCGGTGAAGCAATCAAGGAAGGCGCCTCCGATATCCATATCGAAACCTTTGAGAACTGTCTGGTGGTTCGTTTCCGGATTGATGGCGTCCTGCGGGAAATTCTTCGTCCCCAGCGCAAACTGGCCTCGGTACTGGTCTCCCGTATTAAGGTGATGGCCAAGCTGGATATTGCTGAAAAACGTGTCCCCCAGGATGGCCGAATCTCTCTGCGATTGGGTGGTCGGGCAGTGGATGTCCGGGTATCCACCCTGCCTTCCCGTCATGGTGAACGCATTGTCCTGCGTCTTTTGGATCGCAGTAGCGTTCAATTGAACTTATCCAGCCTGGGCATGACTGAAAGCATCTGCTCGGATATCGGCGAACTGTTAAAAAAACCCCATGGTATCCTGTTGGTCACTGGCCCTACTGGCTCGGGTAAAAGTACTACCCTGTACGCGGGCATCAGCTCAATTAACAGCATTGACCGCAATATCATGACCGTCGAAGATCCGGTGGAATATGACCTGGAAGGGGTTGGCCAGACCCAGGTTAACCCGAAAGTGGATATGACCTTTGCCCGGGGACTAAGGGCCATTCTTCGACAAGACCCTGATGTGGTAATGATTGGTGAAATCCGGGATCTTGAAACCGCAGAAATTGCGGTCCAGGCATCACTCACAGGCCACCTGGTATTAAGCACACTGCACACCAACACCGCTGTGGGCGCAGTAACCCGTATGCGGGATATGGGGATAGAACCCTTTTTGCTGGCTTCCAGCCTACTGGGCGTACTGGCTCAGCGATTGGTTCGTACCCTCTGCCCCGATTGTCGAGCCCTGCGACAACCCATTGAATCCGAGATTCGGTTAATGGGCCTGAAAGATGGCGAGACACTATGGCAGGCTGCCGGTTGCAGTAAATGTAACCATACCGGTTATAGAGGCCGAACAGGTATTCATGAACTCTTCCTGGTGAATGACAACATCCGCCGCTTAATACACGACGGTGCTTCTGAGCAAGCCATTGAAGAAGCTGCACGTCAACAGTGCGCCAGTATACAATACGACGGATTTCGTAAGATTCGGGCAGGAACCACTTCACTCGAGGAAGTACTGCGCGTCACAAGGGAGGAATAA
- the gspF gene encoding type II secretion system inner membrane protein GspF, with protein sequence MGVFTYEALDNKGRKHKGVLEADSPRQLRQKLRADGLAAVAINQAEEKQAKAGKSSGQSLFKRNASDAEVALLTRQLATLVAASIPLEECLHTLAKQIQKPHLKSLISSVRSRVLEGQTLADSMAAYPKTFDTLFRAMVAAGEKSGHLDTVLERLADYTEHRQKIKGQLIQAMIYPAILTLVAIGVVTALLTAVVPTVVDQFTHMGHELPAMTQALIAASDFTRDYGLHIVITILVLLILRQRLLRKPKHRLTHDRILLKLPVAGSVFGGVDCARFARTLSILTSSSVPLLEGMKISADVLVNTHMRESLRQAADRVREGTSLWRALDQTLLFSPMMLHIIASGEKSGELTAMLARAADNQDQQFESQVNIALGVFGPLLIVVMALVVLFIVMAILTPMLDLNSLVSG encoded by the coding sequence TTGGGGGTTTTTACTTATGAAGCCCTTGATAACAAGGGGCGTAAACACAAAGGAGTGCTTGAAGCTGACTCTCCTCGCCAGCTTCGTCAAAAACTCAGGGCGGATGGTCTTGCCGCCGTCGCTATTAACCAGGCAGAAGAGAAGCAGGCAAAGGCAGGGAAGTCATCAGGACAGTCCCTATTTAAGCGAAATGCCAGTGATGCGGAAGTGGCTCTACTCACACGACAGCTGGCCACGCTTGTAGCAGCATCCATTCCATTGGAAGAGTGCCTGCATACCCTGGCCAAACAAATACAAAAGCCTCACCTGAAATCACTGATTTCATCGGTACGTTCCCGGGTGCTGGAAGGCCAGACCCTGGCGGACAGTATGGCAGCCTACCCCAAAACCTTTGATACCCTGTTTCGGGCCATGGTGGCCGCCGGGGAAAAATCAGGTCATCTGGACACTGTGCTGGAAAGGCTGGCAGATTACACCGAACACCGGCAAAAAATTAAGGGCCAGTTGATTCAGGCCATGATTTACCCCGCCATTTTGACGCTGGTTGCCATTGGCGTCGTAACTGCTTTGCTGACAGCAGTGGTTCCCACCGTTGTGGATCAGTTCACCCATATGGGCCATGAGTTACCGGCAATGACCCAGGCGCTAATCGCCGCTAGTGACTTTACCCGAGACTATGGCCTTCATATCGTTATCACCATTTTAGTGCTACTGATTCTCCGTCAGCGACTGCTTCGTAAACCAAAGCACCGGCTAACCCATGACCGGATTCTTTTAAAATTGCCTGTAGCAGGCTCTGTCTTTGGTGGCGTTGACTGTGCCCGTTTTGCCCGCACCTTAAGCATCCTCACCAGTAGTTCAGTGCCCTTACTGGAAGGGATGAAAATCTCGGCAGATGTATTGGTCAACACCCATATGCGGGAGTCATTACGACAAGCTGCGGATCGGGTGCGGGAAGGCACCAGCCTTTGGCGAGCCCTGGATCAAACCCTATTGTTCTCTCCCATGATGCTGCATATTATCGCCAGTGGCGAAAAGTCCGGAGAGCTCACCGCCATGCTGGCCAGAGCAGCAGATAACCAGGATCAGCAGTTTGAGTCCCAGGTCAATATAGCCTTGGGGGTATTTGGCCCACTGTTGATTGTGGTCATGGCTCTGGTTGTGCTTTTTATCGTCATGGCCATTTTGACGCCAATGCTCGACCTGAACTCACTGGTTTCAGGTTAA
- the gspG gene encoding type II secretion system major pseudopilin GspG, with protein MKQQQRKRQQSGFTLLEIMVVIVILGVLASMVAPNVIGNKDKADHQKAVSDIVALENALDMYKLDNNMYPSTQQGLEALVKKPSGTPEPRAYRKNGYIRRLPQDPWGNDYMMLSPGEHGPIDIFSAGPDGQAGTDQDIGNWDMNS; from the coding sequence GTGAAACAACAGCAAAGAAAACGTCAACAGTCGGGTTTTACCTTACTGGAAATTATGGTGGTTATCGTTATTTTGGGTGTTTTGGCCAGTATGGTTGCACCCAATGTCATTGGTAACAAAGACAAGGCTGACCACCAGAAGGCCGTCAGCGATATTGTCGCCCTGGAAAATGCCCTGGACATGTACAAGCTGGATAATAATATGTATCCCTCCACCCAACAGGGGCTGGAAGCATTGGTAAAAAAACCTTCAGGAACCCCTGAGCCACGCGCCTACCGCAAGAATGGCTATATCCGTCGTCTACCCCAGGACCCATGGGGCAACGACTATATGATGCTGAGTCCGGGCGAACATGGCCCTATCGATATTTTCTCTGCTGGCCCTGATGGGCAAGCTGGCACCGACCAGGATATCGGTAACTGGGATATGAATTCCTGA